Proteins from a single region of Streptomyces griseiscabiei:
- a CDS encoding glycoside hydrolase family 127 protein, with amino-acid sequence MNTIQAGPVHPSPRAVSPLRPASAARIEGGFWAERRRVNARISLAEGPGRLEQAGNLANFRAAAAPRTDGADTPSGTGFSGDFQFQDSDVYKWLEAACWQLADTPDETLATEVEAIVELIAAAQREDGYLQTYYQLGGGIPWTEPGWGHELYCAGHLIQAAVAHHRATGSDRLLAVARRLADHIDSVFGPGKQVDTVCGHPEVETALVELHRTTDEKRYLDLARYFLERRGHGTLSSGADRGHDRDPGPEYWQDHTPVRAADEVTGHAVRQLYLLAGAADLAAETGDTELRTALERLWRDMVTTKTYLTGAVGSRHDWEAFGDAHELPADRAYAETCAAIASVHFSWRMALLTGEARYSDLVERTLFNGFLAGAGLDGRTWLYVNPLHRRARSHERPGDQTAHRTPWFRCACCPPNVMRLLAGLPHYLATADDSGLQLHQYATGVYGGDGLTVRVTTEYPWEGTVTVTVDEAPTALPRTLSLRLPAWCADHTLTVNGTTVEDGADSGWLRITRAFTPGDTVRLDLAMPARLTVPSSRVDAVRGCAAVERGPLVYCLEQTDQPGRLDPDTIAVPPDTPLTVRSRPELLGGVRTVSVAGNRLRADDTSGDWPYLPYTSATSGEPHESVELTAVPYYAWANREPGAMRVWLPLAARG; translated from the coding sequence TTGAACACCATTCAGGCCGGACCGGTCCACCCCTCCCCACGTGCCGTCTCACCCCTGCGTCCCGCCTCCGCGGCCCGCATCGAGGGCGGCTTCTGGGCCGAACGTCGCCGGGTCAACGCCCGGATCTCCCTCGCCGAGGGCCCGGGGCGGCTGGAGCAGGCCGGCAACCTGGCCAACTTCCGTGCCGCCGCGGCCCCGCGCACCGACGGCGCGGACACCCCGTCCGGCACCGGCTTCTCCGGCGACTTCCAGTTCCAGGACTCCGACGTCTACAAGTGGCTGGAAGCCGCCTGCTGGCAGCTCGCGGACACTCCCGACGAGACACTCGCCACCGAGGTCGAAGCCATCGTCGAGCTGATCGCCGCCGCCCAGCGCGAGGACGGCTACCTCCAGACGTACTACCAGCTCGGCGGCGGCATTCCCTGGACCGAGCCGGGCTGGGGACACGAGCTGTACTGCGCGGGACATCTGATCCAGGCCGCCGTGGCGCACCACCGGGCCACCGGTTCCGACCGGCTGCTCGCCGTGGCCCGCCGGCTCGCGGACCACATCGACTCCGTCTTCGGCCCTGGCAAGCAGGTGGACACCGTCTGTGGCCATCCCGAGGTGGAGACCGCCCTCGTCGAACTCCACCGGACGACCGACGAGAAGCGGTACCTGGACCTCGCCCGCTACTTCCTGGAACGCCGCGGTCACGGCACCCTCTCCTCCGGCGCCGACCGGGGCCACGACCGCGACCCGGGGCCCGAGTACTGGCAGGACCACACGCCGGTCCGCGCGGCGGACGAGGTCACCGGCCACGCCGTACGCCAGCTCTACCTCCTCGCCGGAGCCGCCGACCTGGCCGCGGAGACCGGCGACACGGAACTCCGCACGGCGCTGGAGCGGCTGTGGCGGGACATGGTCACGACCAAGACCTACCTCACCGGCGCCGTCGGCTCCCGGCACGACTGGGAGGCCTTCGGCGACGCCCACGAACTGCCGGCCGACCGCGCCTACGCCGAGACCTGCGCCGCCATCGCCTCCGTCCACTTCTCCTGGCGCATGGCCCTGCTCACCGGCGAGGCCCGCTACTCCGACCTCGTCGAGCGCACCCTGTTCAACGGCTTCCTGGCCGGCGCCGGTCTCGACGGCCGCACCTGGCTGTACGTCAACCCGCTTCATCGGCGGGCCCGTTCACACGAACGCCCCGGCGACCAGACCGCCCACCGCACCCCCTGGTTCCGCTGCGCGTGCTGCCCGCCCAACGTCATGCGCCTGCTCGCCGGGCTCCCGCACTACCTGGCCACAGCCGACGACAGCGGTCTGCAACTGCACCAGTACGCCACGGGCGTCTACGGCGGCGACGGCCTCACCGTACGGGTGACGACGGAGTATCCGTGGGAGGGCACGGTGACCGTCACCGTGGACGAGGCTCCCACCGCCCTGCCGCGCACGCTCTCCCTACGCCTGCCGGCGTGGTGCGCCGACCACACCCTGACCGTGAACGGCACCACCGTCGAAGACGGGGCCGACTCCGGCTGGCTGCGCATCACCCGCGCGTTCACCCCCGGCGACACCGTCCGCCTCGACCTCGCGATGCCGGCCCGGCTCACCGTCCCTTCCTCACGCGTCGACGCCGTCCGGGGCTGCGCCGCCGTCGAACGCGGTCCGCTGGTCTACTGCCTGGAGCAGACCGACCAACCGGGGCGCCTGGACCCGGACACGATCGCTGTGCCGCCGGACACGCCACTGACCGTGCGCAGCCGCCCCGAACTGCTCGGCGGGGTGCGAACGGTGAGCGTCGCGGGGAACCGGCTCCGCGCCGACGATACGTCCGGCGACTGGCCCTACCTGCCGTACACGTCGGCGACTTCCGGCGAACCCCACGAGAGCGTCGAGCTGACGGCGGTGCCGTACTACGCCTGGGCCAACCGCGAGCCGGGCGCCATGCGGGTCTGGCTGCCGCTGGCCGCCCGCGGGTAG
- a CDS encoding LacI family DNA-binding transcriptional regulator — translation MSVATVSRALAGNYPVSAATRERIMAAVESLHYVVNVHAKALSGRVAGPVALVLRDITGPSLAHVAAGVEQEAALRGRLSLVCATHGDTAREDDLVQLMREQHAAAVVLVGGAVQDEVYFQRMTEYARALDAAGSRLVLVGRPPLPGHHPVTVVDYDNRGGAFQAADHLFVQGHRRVLFLGGDPQLSTGAQRREGYLHALRAHGVEYAEELDVPGPYTRVSGYQRTRDALKAGVDFTGVLAGTDMVALGALAALRDAGLNVPRDISLVGFDDVPFASDLTPSLTSVRVPYEDLGRTAVRLALEHSERISGDDHVVLSTQLVIRQSVRRPRP, via the coding sequence GTGTCGGTAGCAACCGTTTCCAGGGCCCTGGCCGGCAACTATCCCGTGTCGGCCGCCACCCGGGAGCGCATCATGGCTGCCGTGGAGTCGCTGCACTACGTGGTGAACGTCCACGCCAAAGCCCTCTCCGGTCGGGTGGCCGGTCCCGTCGCACTGGTCCTGCGGGACATCACCGGGCCGTCGCTGGCCCATGTCGCCGCCGGGGTCGAGCAGGAGGCGGCCCTGCGGGGCCGGCTGAGCCTGGTCTGCGCCACTCACGGAGACACTGCCCGCGAGGACGACCTGGTGCAGTTGATGCGCGAGCAGCACGCGGCCGCGGTGGTCCTCGTCGGCGGGGCAGTGCAGGACGAGGTCTACTTCCAGCGCATGACCGAGTACGCGCGCGCCCTGGACGCCGCCGGGTCACGTCTGGTCCTGGTCGGCCGCCCGCCCCTGCCCGGGCATCACCCAGTCACCGTCGTGGACTACGACAACCGCGGAGGCGCCTTCCAGGCCGCAGACCATCTGTTCGTCCAAGGCCACCGGCGCGTCCTCTTCCTGGGCGGCGACCCACAACTCAGTACGGGGGCGCAACGGAGGGAGGGCTACCTCCACGCCCTGCGCGCGCACGGCGTGGAGTACGCGGAAGAACTGGACGTCCCCGGTCCGTACACCCGCGTCTCCGGCTACCAGCGCACGAGGGACGCGCTGAAGGCGGGGGTCGATTTCACGGGCGTCCTCGCGGGGACGGACATGGTGGCCCTCGGTGCGTTGGCCGCGCTCCGCGACGCCGGCCTGAACGTCCCCCGGGACATCTCCCTGGTGGGCTTCGACGACGTCCCCTTCGCCTCGGACCTGACCCCGTCGCTCACGTCGGTCCGGGTGCCGTACGAGGATCTCGGCAGAACAGCGGTCCGGCTCGCCCTGGAGCACAGCGAACGCATCAGCGGCGACGACCATGTCGTCCTCAGTACGCAACTGGTGATCCGTCAGTCCGTACGCCGCCCCCGTCCGTAA
- a CDS encoding endo-1,4-beta-xylanase has product MALPTTGASADSDATLRELAAKEGILIGSGATNPTYLDEPKFGEVLAEQFNSLSPENELKWKFVQPTEGDFEFGGLDRLVDFVEDNDMVVKGHGLISQCCNPEYVTDVTDPDELRAVMKTHFNTIMDRYAGKMDRWDVMTEPFSTFGGTGLAPNHFYEVLGEDYIAEAFRIAHAADPEAKLFINEALVEFYPAKRQELYDLVAGMVADGVPIDGVGFEMHETQAGPEPGVITEMTKSYQKLGLEVAITELDVHTYDVDQQTQIYGDVMAEALAAGIRDISFWGFTDKHAYTWLPGAKPLMFDEEYNPKPAYYATRDALRNFVSASSAAGAGTLSNTSGWTHGLHDGNYSVKMNLWHGTPGSFFRLYENDKLVAARVPTTVSGTSQSVVTEFKDRPNGTYAYRAELINSKGTTSTNTTTVTVTDAAPGKPVVSHDNWDKDGTFTATANLWWGTNATSYTFYLDGAVVGEGQLAADSPNAQSPQVALSGVPKGKHSLKVVLTNARGSTESDPVDVTVA; this is encoded by the coding sequence GTGGCCCTCCCCACCACCGGCGCCTCAGCTGATTCAGACGCGACCCTCCGCGAACTGGCAGCGAAGGAGGGAATCCTCATCGGCTCGGGGGCGACCAACCCCACCTATCTCGACGAACCGAAGTTCGGCGAGGTGCTGGCGGAACAGTTCAACAGCTTGTCTCCCGAGAACGAGCTGAAGTGGAAATTCGTCCAGCCCACGGAGGGCGACTTCGAGTTCGGGGGCCTCGACCGGCTCGTCGACTTCGTTGAAGACAACGACATGGTAGTCAAGGGACACGGGCTCATCTCCCAGTGCTGCAACCCGGAATACGTGACCGACGTCACCGACCCGGACGAGTTGCGCGCGGTCATGAAGACTCACTTCAACACGATCATGGACCGCTACGCCGGAAAGATGGACCGGTGGGACGTGATGACCGAGCCGTTCTCCACCTTCGGCGGCACCGGCCTCGCGCCGAACCACTTCTACGAGGTGCTCGGCGAGGACTACATCGCGGAAGCGTTCCGGATCGCGCACGCCGCTGACCCCGAGGCGAAGCTGTTCATCAACGAGGCGTTGGTGGAGTTCTACCCGGCGAAGCGCCAGGAGCTCTACGACCTAGTGGCCGGCATGGTCGCCGACGGTGTGCCCATCGACGGGGTGGGCTTCGAGATGCACGAGACACAGGCGGGTCCCGAGCCCGGAGTCATCACAGAGATGACGAAGTCCTACCAGAAGCTCGGACTCGAAGTCGCGATCACCGAACTCGACGTGCACACCTACGACGTGGATCAGCAGACGCAGATCTACGGGGACGTCATGGCCGAGGCGCTGGCGGCCGGAATCCGGGACATCAGCTTCTGGGGCTTCACCGACAAGCACGCCTACACGTGGCTGCCGGGCGCGAAGCCCCTCATGTTCGACGAGGAGTACAACCCCAAGCCCGCGTACTACGCCACGCGCGACGCTCTGCGGAACTTCGTCTCCGCTTCCTCGGCTGCTGGCGCCGGCACCCTGTCGAACACCAGCGGGTGGACCCACGGCCTCCATGACGGCAACTACAGCGTGAAGATGAACCTTTGGCACGGCACGCCAGGCAGCTTCTTCCGTCTTTACGAGAACGACAAGCTCGTCGCCGCGCGGGTGCCCACGACAGTCAGCGGCACCTCGCAGTCAGTCGTGACCGAATTCAAGGACAGGCCCAACGGCACCTACGCGTACCGGGCCGAACTGATCAACTCGAAGGGCACCACGTCCACGAACACCACGACTGTCACGGTCACGGATGCCGCCCCGGGCAAGCCCGTGGTCAGCCACGACAACTGGGACAAGGACGGCACCTTCACCGCCACCGCGAACCTGTGGTGGGGCACCAACGCCACCTCGTACACCTTCTACCTCGACGGGGCAGTCGTCGGTGAGGGCCAGCTGGCCGCCGATTCGCCGAACGCACAGTCGCCTCAGGTAGCTCTGTCCGGGGTTCCGAAGGGCAAGCACAGCCTGAAGGTCGTCCTTACCAACGCGAGGGGATCGACCGAATCGGATCCCGTGGACGTGACGGTCGCCTGA
- a CDS encoding GH1 family beta-glucosidase, whose product MYRDSIDRGHLAFPPDFILGAATAAYQIEGGAREGGRGSSIWDTFSHAPGKTAEGATGDVAADHYHRVEVDLDLMASLHLDAYRFSISWPRVMPTGEGEANPEGLEFYSRLVDGLLARGIKPIVTLNHWDLPQALEDRYGGWRGRETAFAFEKYAEIVGAALGDRVAVWSTHNEPWNNSFAGYGNGVFAPGGKSHADALKAAHHLNLSHGLAVAALRRTVTNAEAQISVVLNIFRIEAETPEDAEAARRFDAVANRVFTGPMLRGNYPADLLQDTRAFTDWSFVLPGDLEICHQPIDLLGVNYYEVMHVRLNQDFDPSAESSGGTPFPGSERIEFVRRDELARTVMDWGIEPRGLEDHLVALSKEFPELPIMVMENGAAFEDVVDDSGGRRVVVDRDRTQFLIDHVTAAHRARERGARVVGYLVWSLLDNFEWVMGYGPRFGIIRVDYDTHERIPKLSAHWFAELCATKVVPALAGR is encoded by the coding sequence ATGTATCGCGACTCCATCGACCGCGGGCACTTGGCGTTCCCGCCCGACTTCATCCTCGGCGCCGCGACCGCCGCGTACCAGATCGAGGGTGGCGCGAGGGAGGGCGGTCGAGGCTCGTCCATCTGGGACACGTTCAGCCACGCCCCGGGGAAGACTGCTGAGGGGGCGACCGGGGACGTCGCCGCGGACCACTATCACCGCGTCGAGGTCGATCTCGACCTGATGGCCTCGCTCCACCTCGACGCCTACCGGTTCTCCATCTCCTGGCCGCGCGTGATGCCCACGGGCGAGGGCGAAGCGAATCCGGAGGGTCTGGAGTTCTACTCGCGCCTCGTCGACGGACTGCTCGCACGCGGCATCAAGCCGATCGTGACGCTCAACCACTGGGACCTCCCGCAGGCATTGGAGGATCGCTACGGCGGCTGGCGAGGGCGGGAAACCGCATTCGCCTTCGAGAAGTACGCGGAGATCGTGGGGGCGGCCCTCGGGGACCGGGTCGCCGTCTGGTCAACCCACAACGAGCCGTGGAACAACTCCTTCGCCGGGTACGGCAATGGCGTGTTCGCGCCTGGCGGTAAGAGCCATGCAGATGCGCTCAAGGCTGCGCACCACCTCAACCTTTCCCACGGACTCGCGGTGGCAGCACTGCGGCGCACCGTGACCAATGCCGAAGCACAGATTTCCGTGGTGCTCAACATCTTCCGCATCGAAGCCGAGACCCCCGAGGACGCCGAAGCCGCGCGTCGGTTCGACGCTGTGGCCAACCGCGTGTTCACAGGGCCCATGCTCCGCGGGAACTATCCGGCCGATCTGCTGCAAGACACCCGGGCTTTCACCGACTGGAGCTTCGTTCTGCCGGGCGACTTGGAGATCTGCCACCAGCCCATCGACCTGCTCGGCGTCAACTACTACGAGGTCATGCACGTACGTCTGAATCAGGACTTCGACCCCAGCGCCGAAAGCTCCGGCGGCACGCCCTTCCCGGGCTCGGAGCGCATCGAGTTCGTCCGCCGCGACGAGCTGGCGCGAACGGTGATGGACTGGGGGATCGAACCACGAGGCCTCGAGGATCATCTGGTCGCCCTTTCCAAGGAGTTCCCCGAACTGCCGATCATGGTGATGGAGAACGGCGCGGCCTTCGAGGACGTGGTCGACGACTCGGGTGGCCGGCGCGTGGTCGTCGACCGCGACCGAACACAGTTCCTCATCGATCACGTCACGGCGGCTCATCGTGCTCGCGAGAGGGGCGCCCGCGTTGTCGGGTACCTCGTGTGGTCGCTGCTCGACAACTTCGAATGGGTCATGGGATACGGCCCGCGGTTCGGCATCATCCGGGTCGACTACGACACCCACGAGCGCATTCCGAAACTGAGCGCGCACTGGTTCGCGGAATTGTGTGCCACGAAGGTCGTCCCGGCCCTCGCCGGCCGCTGA
- a CDS encoding LacI family DNA-binding transcriptional regulator produces the protein MTSADVARESGVSRSTVSFVLNYVPKQTIPEATRQKVLAAAERLGYTPNGPTQALSRGRGSTVLLRLPDFPPSSIVAELDRGLASQGLMLVTHTASPGRQPALSLAAPVAVPGLTPFDARQVVAFQARGARVVLPGPDDPPPPRDDAGRVVGAAQATHLAWRGTVRIGYVHPADPRLGPMSDRRHAGADETARRLGLPMVPSRRMPDDGDFTPILRSWPAQAPVTAIAAFNDDVALAILNAAWVLGVEVPSEPAVIGADDIAAARYACPPLTTIRGSNKPFGAMLAGWVLQRLDAGGVAPPSSDEPPVWTPDIVARASA, from the coding sequence GTGACGAGCGCGGATGTCGCGCGGGAGTCAGGCGTGTCGCGGTCAACGGTGAGCTTCGTACTCAACTACGTGCCGAAACAGACCATCCCGGAAGCGACGCGACAGAAGGTTCTGGCGGCTGCCGAGCGGTTGGGTTACACCCCGAACGGGCCCACGCAGGCACTGTCGCGAGGACGCGGCAGCACTGTGCTGCTGCGCCTGCCGGACTTTCCGCCCAGCTCGATCGTCGCCGAGCTCGATCGGGGATTGGCCTCGCAAGGATTGATGCTGGTGACCCATACGGCCAGCCCGGGCCGCCAGCCGGCTCTATCGCTGGCCGCCCCGGTCGCGGTACCGGGACTGACCCCCTTCGACGCAAGGCAAGTCGTCGCATTTCAGGCACGCGGCGCCCGGGTGGTACTGCCAGGACCCGACGACCCGCCGCCTCCCCGTGACGACGCGGGCCGCGTCGTCGGCGCGGCCCAGGCGACCCACTTGGCCTGGCGCGGCACCGTCCGCATCGGCTACGTCCACCCCGCCGATCCCCGGCTCGGACCGATGTCCGACCGGCGCCACGCGGGCGCCGACGAAACAGCGCGCCGGCTCGGCCTGCCTATGGTGCCCTCGCGTCGCATGCCCGACGACGGGGACTTCACGCCGATACTGCGCAGTTGGCCGGCACAAGCGCCCGTCACCGCGATCGCCGCGTTCAACGACGACGTCGCCCTGGCGATCTTGAACGCCGCGTGGGTTCTGGGCGTGGAAGTTCCCTCCGAGCCGGCCGTGATCGGCGCGGACGACATCGCGGCCGCCCGGTACGCCTGCCCACCGCTGACTACGATCCGCGGCTCCAACAAGCCCTTTGGGGCCATGCTGGCCGGGTGGGTTCTGCAGCGGCTCGACGCCGGCGGAGTCGCGCCCCCCAGCTCGGACGAACCTCCGGTGTGGACACCGGACATCGTGGCCCGAGCGTCCGCCTGA
- a CDS encoding cutinase family protein — protein sequence MGPCWPGGFCSGSTPAESRPPARTNLRCGHRTSWPERPPDRFSNVGVCSQGALTGAATVAVIPGATEPKVKAVVLFGNPIRGFPTYRQVTGTYQARTLDDCATGDPICGGGTDSAAHGAYSQPQHNDSAAEFIAARM from the coding sequence TTGGGGCCATGCTGGCCGGGTGGGTTCTGCAGCGGCTCGACGCCGGCGGAGTCGCGCCCCCCAGCTCGGACGAACCTCCGGTGTGGACACCGGACATCGTGGCCCGAGCGTCCGCCTGACCGGTTCTCCAATGTCGGAGTCTGCAGCCAAGGAGCCCTCACGGGTGCGGCCACCGTGGCCGTCATACCCGGCGCCACAGAGCCGAAGGTCAAGGCAGTTGTGCTCTTCGGCAACCCCATCCGCGGGTTCCCGACCTACCGTCAGGTGACCGGCACCTACCAGGCACGCACGCTCGACGACTGCGCGACCGGCGACCCGATCTGTGGCGGCGGGACGGACTCCGCCGCCCACGGCGCCTACTCCCAACCGCAACACAACGACTCCGCCGCGGAGTTCATTGCGGCACGCATGTGA
- a CDS encoding TetR/AcrR family transcriptional regulator gives MAESTGPRGPYRKGLQRRREIVAAAAELFAESGYAHSSMRELARRMRLTQTGLLHHFADKEELLVEVLNLRDTSVADYLSEQHATDVATRSREVARHSAEHEGLTSLYIILSAEAIDRDHPAHPYFVEHYQAAQTLTLDPGPEAPEGAPMGISPEMIATLGTALQDGLQIQRRYRDDLDVVEAIDAFWRLVAAARAHWVQQAASDDSNRRDDDSD, from the coding sequence ATGGCGGAAAGCACCGGGCCTCGGGGGCCCTATCGCAAGGGGCTCCAGCGCCGCCGGGAGATCGTCGCCGCTGCAGCCGAGCTCTTTGCTGAATCCGGATACGCACACTCGTCGATGCGTGAGCTCGCCAGGCGGATGCGCCTGACACAGACAGGGCTTCTCCACCACTTCGCCGACAAGGAAGAACTCCTGGTCGAAGTGCTCAACTTGCGCGATACGTCCGTTGCCGACTACCTGTCGGAGCAGCACGCCACCGATGTCGCTACGCGGTCCCGCGAGGTCGCGCGTCACTCCGCGGAGCACGAGGGACTGACGTCCCTGTACATCATCCTCTCGGCCGAGGCGATTGATCGCGATCATCCGGCGCACCCGTACTTCGTCGAGCACTACCAGGCAGCCCAGACACTCACGCTCGACCCCGGCCCTGAGGCGCCCGAAGGTGCCCCGATGGGGATCAGCCCGGAGATGATCGCCACGCTGGGGACCGCCCTGCAGGACGGGCTCCAGATCCAGCGGCGATACCGGGACGACCTGGATGTCGTCGAGGCCATCGACGCCTTCTGGCGGCTCGTGGCTGCTGCTCGGGCGCACTGGGTGCAGCAGGCGGCTTCGGACGACTCCAACCGCCGCGACGACGACTCCGACTGA
- a CDS encoding ABC transporter substrate-binding protein: MRSIRRSLAVLAAVALTAVTAGCGSSDEGDAGGKITLNVSTFSEWGYSGLLKEYQKLHPDITIKHNRFATSDEAKEQFQTALGAGSGLADVIGVDNSWMPQILKYPDNFVDLSSPKVEGRWLDWTTKIATTDDGKLLGYATDLGPQTIAYRADLFKEAGLPNDREEVAKLFGGDNATWDDFFAVGEKFKAAKTGPAFYDASASVATGWTDQYEVLWEDPKNGEIIAGENKDLRNIYDTVMSHEGLSADLARFSEDWVSAFQKDKFAVMLAPSWMLGVIKGNSAGVKGWDIADVFPNGGVNSGGSYLSVPKQSKHPEEAQALAEWLTAPEQQMKAFKASGNFPSQVEAQKSPEMQKVTEPFFNDAPVGKVLAERASNISVVPYKGDNYFAITAAFNDAVNRVSVDKTHSAKESWDMFVEGLDSLK; encoded by the coding sequence ATGCGATCCATTCGAAGGTCCCTCGCTGTGCTTGCAGCGGTCGCATTGACCGCCGTCACCGCCGGGTGCGGATCCAGCGACGAGGGCGATGCCGGCGGCAAGATCACCCTCAACGTCTCGACGTTCAGCGAGTGGGGTTACAGCGGCCTGCTGAAGGAGTACCAGAAGCTCCACCCCGACATCACGATCAAGCACAACCGCTTCGCCACGAGTGATGAGGCCAAGGAGCAGTTCCAGACCGCGCTCGGCGCGGGCTCGGGTCTCGCCGATGTCATCGGTGTCGACAACAGCTGGATGCCGCAGATCCTCAAGTACCCGGACAACTTCGTGGATCTCTCCTCACCGAAGGTCGAGGGCCGCTGGCTGGACTGGACAACGAAGATCGCCACCACGGACGACGGCAAGCTGCTCGGATACGCGACGGACCTGGGACCGCAGACGATCGCCTACCGCGCCGACCTGTTCAAGGAGGCCGGTCTGCCGAACGACCGCGAGGAGGTCGCCAAGCTCTTCGGTGGCGACAACGCGACATGGGACGACTTCTTCGCCGTCGGCGAGAAGTTCAAGGCCGCCAAGACAGGTCCGGCGTTCTACGATGCGTCGGCCTCGGTGGCGACCGGCTGGACCGACCAGTACGAGGTGCTCTGGGAGGACCCCAAGAACGGCGAGATCATCGCCGGCGAGAACAAGGACCTCCGGAACATCTACGACACCGTGATGTCGCATGAGGGCCTGTCCGCAGACCTCGCGCGGTTCAGTGAGGACTGGGTCAGCGCATTCCAGAAGGACAAGTTCGCGGTGATGCTCGCGCCTTCGTGGATGCTCGGCGTCATCAAGGGCAATTCGGCCGGGGTCAAGGGCTGGGATATCGCCGACGTCTTCCCCAACGGCGGTGTCAACAGCGGCGGTTCGTACCTCAGCGTGCCGAAGCAGTCCAAGCACCCCGAGGAGGCGCAGGCGCTGGCGGAGTGGCTCACCGCCCCGGAGCAGCAGATGAAGGCGTTCAAGGCGTCGGGCAACTTCCCCAGCCAGGTCGAGGCCCAGAAGAGCCCTGAGATGCAGAAGGTGACCGAACCCTTCTTCAACGATGCGCCCGTAGGAAAGGTCCTCGCCGAGCGCGCGTCGAACATCAGCGTGGTCCCGTACAAGGGTGACAACTACTTCGCGATCACAGCGGCATTCAACGACGCGGTCAACCGTGTCTCGGTCGACAAGACCCACTCCGCCAAGGAGTCATGGGACATGTTCGTCGAGGGACTGGACTCGCTGAAGTGA
- a CDS encoding carbohydrate ABC transporter permease yields MKASPYAYISPFFILFGIVGLFPLLYTAYVSLHDWDLIGGQSEFVGLDNFTFILDQPVFWDAMGNTVSIFLLSTVPQILIALVLASLLHANIRARTFWRMGVLLPYVIAPVAVTLIFSRMFADQSGLVNALLEQLGMDPIGWHRDSLPAHIVIANMVNFRWTGFNTLVLLAAMQAISRDLYEAAILDGAGRIRQFFSVTVPSVRPTLIFVVITSTIGGLQIFDEPRLYDTQGLGGSSGQWKTITLYLYELGWNQQRLGRAAAVAWLLFLLIIAFALVSNWLSRRIASGDDATAGSRQTRRAARRSAPSAAARTPDSSAPSGATPGSST; encoded by the coding sequence ATGAAGGCGTCGCCGTACGCCTATATCTCCCCGTTCTTCATCCTGTTCGGGATCGTCGGCCTGTTCCCGCTGCTGTACACCGCCTACGTCTCGCTGCACGACTGGGACCTCATCGGTGGGCAGAGCGAATTCGTCGGGCTCGACAACTTCACCTTTATCCTCGACCAGCCGGTCTTCTGGGATGCGATGGGCAACACCGTCAGCATCTTCCTGCTCTCGACGGTCCCCCAGATTCTGATCGCCCTCGTACTTGCCAGCCTCCTGCACGCGAACATTCGTGCGCGCACCTTCTGGCGGATGGGGGTACTGCTGCCGTACGTGATCGCTCCGGTCGCCGTGACGCTGATCTTCTCGCGCATGTTCGCGGACCAGTCCGGTCTGGTGAACGCGCTTCTCGAGCAGCTGGGCATGGATCCGATCGGATGGCACCGGGACAGCCTTCCGGCGCACATCGTCATCGCAAACATGGTCAACTTCCGGTGGACCGGCTTCAACACCCTCGTGCTGCTTGCGGCGATGCAGGCGATCTCCCGTGACCTGTACGAGGCGGCGATCCTCGACGGCGCGGGGCGGATTCGACAGTTCTTCTCCGTCACGGTGCCGTCCGTGCGTCCGACGCTCATCTTCGTCGTGATCACGTCCACGATCGGCGGGCTGCAGATCTTTGACGAGCCGCGTCTGTACGACACGCAAGGGCTCGGCGGCAGTTCAGGGCAGTGGAAGACGATCACTCTGTACCTGTACGAACTCGGCTGGAACCAGCAGCGACTGGGCCGTGCAGCGGCCGTCGCGTGGCTGCTCTTCCTGCTGATCATCGCATTCGCTCTGGTCAGCAACTGGCTGTCGCGCCGCATCGCTTCCGGAGACGACGCCACGGCCGGCTCCCGGCAGACGCGCCGTGCCGCCCGACGCAGCGCACCGAGCGCAGCAGCTCGTACGCCCGACTCCTCCGCACCGTCCGGTGCCACGCCCGGGAGCAGCACGTGA